One genomic region from Metallosphaera tengchongensis encodes:
- a CDS encoding glycosyltransferase: MLFMDILILFSAILSSSWIILQGAYYTDKVIMDKLNGSFSFRVSIIVAVKDEPKELIEKLVENLSRIEYDNYEVIIVSDDSEEKFEELKALPVPPNFSLFRRDFQGGRKAGALNYGIEKSTGEILIFLDSEARVEPDFLSRILPYMNKYEAVAMRLRIRNPESKLQRLYSEMTDFSMNSLFKGRWLRGLPIFPNGSAFSIRKETVVKVGYWREGIIAEDLEMGIRLFLKGVTVAYADDVVVETLAPFSWKDLFEQMKRWAYGSGQLMIYSLSMARKGIKGIEGIIYANQWGIYPLFILMLLIAGLVYPFLTSSILAWIFGLSIFLLSSFLLSIRSRMEEYDIRIPTLMLTAFLTGYFLGALRTKFKWKVTPKIGINDDLWIPWEVNLISFLFLLAGTLDITGEDLVRDVTHGAILLIISLIVLAIP; encoded by the coding sequence ATGCTCTTTATGGACATACTGATTCTCTTTTCAGCCATTCTTTCCTCTTCTTGGATTATTTTACAGGGGGCCTACTACACCGATAAGGTTATCATGGACAAGCTTAATGGAAGTTTCAGCTTTAGGGTATCCATAATAGTGGCCGTAAAAGACGAACCTAAGGAATTGATAGAGAAACTAGTTGAGAACCTCTCAAGGATAGAGTATGATAACTATGAGGTTATAATTGTTTCCGATGATTCTGAAGAGAAGTTTGAAGAGTTAAAGGCGCTCCCAGTCCCCCCCAACTTTTCTCTTTTTAGGAGAGATTTTCAGGGGGGAAGGAAGGCTGGAGCCCTAAACTATGGTATTGAGAAGTCCACAGGGGAAATCCTCATCTTCCTCGACTCTGAGGCTAGGGTGGAGCCGGACTTTCTATCCAGAATTTTGCCGTACATGAACAAGTATGAGGCCGTGGCCATGAGGCTCAGGATTAGAAATCCAGAGTCTAAACTTCAAAGACTTTACTCTGAGATGACCGATTTTTCAATGAACTCCTTGTTTAAGGGAAGGTGGTTACGGGGGCTTCCCATATTTCCCAACGGTTCAGCGTTTTCCATTAGAAAGGAGACCGTGGTAAAGGTGGGTTATTGGAGAGAGGGTATTATAGCAGAGGATCTTGAAATGGGGATTAGACTCTTCCTAAAAGGTGTGACCGTAGCCTATGCTGATGATGTAGTTGTCGAGACCCTAGCTCCCTTTTCATGGAAAGACCTTTTTGAACAGATGAAGCGTTGGGCTTATGGGTCAGGGCAACTGATGATATACAGCCTATCCATGGCTAGAAAAGGCATTAAGGGAATTGAGGGCATAATCTACGCGAATCAATGGGGAATTTACCCTCTGTTTATTCTGATGCTTTTAATCGCAGGTCTTGTCTACCCCTTTCTAACCTCATCTATCCTTGCCTGGATTTTCGGACTATCAATATTTCTCTTATCATCTTTCCTTCTATCCATTAGGTCCAGAATGGAGGAGTACGACATAAGAATACCTACCCTCATGTTGACTGCATTCCTCACAGGTTACTTCCTAGGAGCCCTCAGAACAAAGTTCAAATGGAAAGTTACCCCTAAAATAGGAATAAACGATGACCTCTGGATTCCTTGGGAGGTTAACCTGATCTCGTTCCTGTTTCTGTTGGCCGGAACGTTAGACATAACAGGTGAAGACCTCGTAAGGGATGTGACTCATGGGGCAATTCTTTTAATAATTTCTTTGATCGTTTTAGCTATACCGTGA
- the ppa gene encoding inorganic diphosphatase codes for MKLGPGKKAPELVNVLIEIPSGSNIKYEYDEEEDVIKVDRVLYTSMVYPFNYGFVPGTLEEDGDPIDVLVITNYPLMPGTVIEARPVGVVHMKDEEGTDEKIVAVPKDKTDPTFSRIKDINDLEEPVKNKIVHFFEHYKELEPGKWVKIEGWGSAAEAKQKIVKAMERKGK; via the coding sequence ATGAAGCTGGGTCCAGGGAAAAAAGCCCCTGAATTAGTTAATGTTTTAATTGAAATTCCAAGTGGTTCAAATATCAAATACGAGTACGATGAGGAAGAGGATGTAATAAAAGTGGACAGAGTGCTCTACACCTCAATGGTCTATCCTTTCAATTATGGCTTCGTTCCAGGAACTTTAGAGGAGGATGGGGATCCCATAGATGTGCTGGTCATAACCAATTACCCGCTGATGCCAGGAACGGTGATCGAGGCCAGACCGGTTGGAGTAGTTCATATGAAGGATGAGGAGGGAACTGATGAAAAAATAGTCGCTGTTCCAAAGGACAAAACAGACCCCACGTTCTCAAGAATTAAGGATATCAACGATCTAGAGGAGCCAGTCAAGAATAAGATAGTTCACTTCTTTGAGCACTACAAGGAGCTTGAGCCCGGAAAATGGGTAAAGATTGAGGGATGGGGATCCGCCGCAGAGGCTAAGCAGAAAATAGTCAAGGCCATGGAGAGGAAGGGCAAGTAA
- a CDS encoding HD domain-containing protein has product MDLERLIVGCKNLVRTGWMQKGVPPSMGETVASHSFEAAVIAYFISTKLRENGLNVDPDHAAVIALFHDVGESLIGDLPKWLTDRIDKSEVELRALETLGIGKELFLEYEERKTLEGIVAKFSEMLATLKQAMRYKRLGLQVDEIIATYKGALEVMLKEGPLAKIREEIEGSLLNNDELDKDE; this is encoded by the coding sequence ATGGACTTAGAGAGGTTGATAGTAGGGTGCAAAAACTTAGTGAGAACAGGATGGATGCAGAAGGGCGTCCCTCCATCAATGGGGGAGACTGTCGCCTCTCACAGCTTCGAGGCTGCAGTCATTGCCTATTTCATCTCCACCAAATTGAGGGAAAATGGGTTAAACGTGGACCCAGATCATGCAGCAGTTATCGCCCTATTTCATGATGTAGGAGAGAGCCTTATCGGAGATCTACCAAAATGGTTGACGGACAGGATTGATAAGAGCGAAGTCGAACTGAGGGCCTTGGAGACCTTGGGAATAGGGAAGGAGCTCTTCCTCGAATACGAAGAGAGGAAGACTCTGGAGGGAATAGTTGCAAAATTTTCGGAGATGTTGGCTACCCTCAAACAGGCCATGAGGTACAAAAGGCTAGGTTTACAAGTTGATGAAATAATTGCAACGTATAAGGGTGCCCTTGAGGTAATGTTGAAAGAAGGCCCTCTCGCCAAAATTAGGGAGGAGATAGAGGGTTCCCTATTGAATAATGATGAATTGGATAAAGACGAATGA
- the thiD gene encoding bifunctional hydroxymethylpyrimidine kinase/phosphomethylpyrimidine kinase, whose product MKNVAMAIGGFDTGGGAGVESDIKTMEALGVHGVAVVSALTAQNTQGIREVLPVSADFFRREIEAILEDFQVKCIKTGMIYTPEQMKIIHQVLPGNIPVVVDPVIYAKDGTKLIADVESFKQYVIPKAFVITPNAIEAEILSGIKISGLKDQILASRKIHEMFSVPYVIVKGGHVVAEESVDVLYDGKDNVIFKSRRIEAKHTHGTGSVFASAICSMLAQGHSVENSTRVAKDLLDESIGFGLGIGKGVGPVDPIASLHRKIDKLKVLEDMVKFADFAENERKFHMLIPEVQSNLAHSIDPRYVRSLEDVATYRGRIIREWGGRVRVGMPAMFGFPTHTARLLLSVISKGSRANTLMNIRYDPNIVNSFKKLGYEVFEVDRTKEPEGPEGRTMNWLAEYVYSTLGKIPNVIFDRGKVGKEAMIRFWTSSIDEMVESLKSVLRDL is encoded by the coding sequence ATGAAAAATGTGGCCATGGCGATAGGAGGTTTCGACACCGGGGGCGGAGCTGGGGTAGAGAGCGATATCAAGACTATGGAAGCACTTGGGGTTCACGGTGTGGCTGTAGTAAGCGCCCTAACAGCTCAGAACACTCAGGGAATAAGGGAAGTTCTCCCAGTCAGCGCTGACTTCTTTAGAAGGGAAATCGAGGCTATCCTTGAAGACTTTCAGGTAAAGTGCATTAAGACTGGGATGATATATACGCCAGAGCAGATGAAGATAATCCACCAAGTCTTACCTGGAAATATCCCCGTGGTGGTGGACCCTGTTATTTACGCGAAGGACGGCACAAAGCTAATAGCAGACGTTGAGTCGTTCAAACAATACGTCATTCCTAAGGCCTTTGTCATTACTCCAAACGCCATTGAGGCTGAGATCCTGTCCGGTATTAAAATATCTGGGTTGAAAGATCAAATTCTAGCCTCTAGGAAAATACATGAGATGTTCTCTGTCCCCTACGTTATCGTAAAGGGTGGTCATGTGGTGGCTGAGGAAAGCGTTGACGTCCTCTATGACGGAAAGGATAACGTCATATTTAAATCCAGGAGGATAGAGGCTAAACACACCCACGGCACGGGAAGCGTCTTCGCGTCTGCCATATGCTCAATGTTGGCTCAAGGTCACTCGGTGGAAAATTCCACAAGAGTGGCAAAGGACCTGCTAGACGAGAGTATTGGATTCGGGCTTGGGATAGGAAAAGGAGTTGGACCCGTCGACCCTATAGCCTCGCTACATAGAAAAATTGACAAACTGAAAGTCTTAGAAGATATGGTTAAGTTTGCCGATTTCGCGGAAAACGAGAGGAAATTTCACATGTTGATACCTGAAGTCCAGTCCAATCTAGCTCACTCCATTGACCCTAGATACGTAAGGAGTTTAGAGGATGTAGCTACGTACAGGGGGAGAATAATCAGGGAGTGGGGGGGAAGAGTGAGAGTGGGAATGCCAGCCATGTTTGGGTTTCCTACCCATACCGCCAGGTTGTTACTCTCAGTTATTTCCAAGGGTTCAAGAGCCAACACCCTCATGAACATCAGATATGATCCAAACATAGTAAACTCGTTCAAGAAGCTCGGATATGAAGTGTTTGAGGTCGACAGAACGAAGGAACCTGAGGGACCTGAGGGAAGAACCATGAACTGGTTAGCTGAGTACGTCTACTCCACTTTAGGAAAGATACCTAACGTGATATTCGATCGGGGCAAGGTTGGAAAAGAAGCAATGATTAGGTTTTGGACGTCATCGATCGATGAGATGGTGGAATCCCTGAAAAGCGTTCTGAGGGATCTATGA
- a CDS encoding MoaD family protein, producing the protein MKVKIRYFALVKDAVGKSSEEYETNCTTLDCLLKELSVKYGGKLKRLLDGEIPGVKIFPLVNGKMGINEIQEGDEIALIPPPAGGDLVRGKLDVMEEIRKFRQQAPSEAGSLVVYLGFVKGTVEGHKVTSLKYEAYDSYTKTRLDEIEREIASKYADVVKIKIIHAIDDMEPGDDVILIMVLGKGRKDAIDAVKEAIELVKHTTGIWKLEVRDDGEYWVVAGNTRVKRE; encoded by the coding sequence ATGAAGGTAAAGATCAGATATTTCGCCCTGGTGAAAGACGCTGTGGGAAAGAGCTCGGAGGAATACGAAACTAACTGCACTACCTTAGACTGCTTACTGAAGGAGCTTAGCGTTAAGTATGGTGGAAAGCTGAAGAGGTTACTGGACGGAGAAATACCAGGAGTTAAAATATTTCCCCTTGTTAACGGAAAAATGGGCATAAATGAGATCCAGGAAGGGGACGAGATAGCGTTAATCCCTCCTCCGGCAGGGGGAGACCTAGTAAGGGGTAAACTCGATGTCATGGAAGAGATAAGGAAATTCAGGCAACAGGCCCCCTCAGAGGCCGGATCCCTAGTAGTATACTTAGGATTCGTTAAGGGTACCGTGGAAGGTCATAAGGTAACTAGTCTAAAGTACGAGGCCTACGACTCCTACACTAAGACTAGACTGGATGAGATTGAAAGAGAAATTGCCAGCAAATACGCAGATGTGGTGAAGATAAAGATCATACATGCCATAGACGACATGGAACCTGGAGATGACGTCATCCTTATTATGGTTCTTGGGAAAGGGAGGAAGGACGCCATTGATGCCGTGAAAGAGGCAATCGAGCTGGTTAAACATACAACAGGGATATGGAAACTTGAAGTGAGAGATGACGGTGAGTATTGGGTGGTTGCAGGTAATACAAGGGTGAAAAGAGAATGA
- a CDS encoding CoxG family protein, with product MKYQGEVKINASKQDIWNTLNNPEQVSSCFPGIKSVTKEGDSLKVVGSAGIGFIKGEYKATVNFSDIKPLDSMTIIAKGSGLNSNVDIVAHVKVGDGSISYDADVKVAGTLASVGSRLMDPVVNKLVSDLFDCIRGRVEKK from the coding sequence ATGAAGTACCAAGGAGAAGTTAAGATCAATGCGAGTAAGCAAGATATTTGGAACACGCTAAACAATCCCGAACAAGTATCCTCCTGTTTCCCAGGCATAAAGAGCGTCACTAAAGAGGGAGACTCACTGAAGGTAGTAGGATCAGCTGGAATAGGGTTCATAAAGGGGGAGTATAAGGCTACCGTCAACTTCTCGGATATAAAACCACTTGATAGCATGACTATCATTGCCAAGGGAAGTGGGCTCAACAGCAACGTTGATATTGTAGCCCACGTGAAGGTCGGTGACGGATCAATCTCTTATGACGCCGATGTCAAGGTTGCTGGTACTTTGGCGTCAGTAGGGTCTCGGCTAATGGATCCAGTTGTTAACAAGTTAGTGTCGGATCTGTTCGATTGCATTAGGGGTAGAGTTGAGAAGAAATGA
- a CDS encoding SRPBCC domain-containing protein yields the protein MTKLSGQERIKEKKTALSFFSDYKNLLQCVPGIKQINGKKFVIEASLGPLRAELTGEVKSYEFEGDVVKNLLEVQGPGLVVAIRTEVRLGENSLEWTADYTMEGSLAKALSNTISKQAEEVSRRIISCSISKINQS from the coding sequence ATGACGAAGTTGAGTGGACAGGAACGCATAAAGGAGAAAAAGACGGCCCTTTCATTTTTTTCAGATTATAAAAATCTCCTTCAGTGCGTACCAGGAATAAAGCAAATAAACGGAAAGAAGTTCGTCATTGAGGCTAGCTTAGGTCCTTTGAGGGCAGAGTTGACTGGAGAAGTAAAGAGCTATGAATTTGAGGGTGATGTAGTAAAGAACCTGCTAGAGGTTCAGGGACCAGGTCTGGTTGTGGCCATAAGAACGGAGGTTAGGTTGGGCGAGAACTCTCTTGAGTGGACCGCTGACTACACAATGGAAGGTTCACTAGCCAAGGCTCTGTCCAATACAATATCCAAGCAAGCTGAAGAAGTTTCCAGGAGAATAATCTCTTGTTCCATCTCGAAAATCAATCAGTCTTAG
- a CDS encoding GTPBP1 family GTP-binding protein, with protein sequence MKFPRENDLGKIEYKLILSDLREERLQELATQMKFRLEEGGGEAIYIIGVSDDGDAIGLTLDDLESTMKTLEKIASMISAKISHKRIVKLKEDLYVGEVLIRLHRDRIPVQVNVAVMGHVNAGKSTLTGTLILGKLDDGNGSLRAAVARYLHEVISGRTSSITMRLLGFNGEGDTVNPSCRDPTDEAEITLKSSKIVRLIDLGGHERYLRTTLKGLMGYEVDYVMLVVGSDDGLSIMGREHLAVSTILKFPIFIVITKVDKFPQERIREIIGQIKDVLKIPGINRLAMEVEDEGDVLNAIIGMRTRRVVPIFKVSNVTGEGLGLLTKFLNLLPPKRGPSAAEPLVYIDETYNVPGVGTVVLGSVIRGKVNVNDNLLIGPTKLNEFKEVRVKSIQLNRVFVDSVGQGSIATFAIQGIDRDGLRKGMVLLRSKPQAVKSFWSKVILLHHPTTIKEGYVATMHLHTIRQAVKFSKISKGLLRTGDSAEVQLTFLFRSEYVEPGQIFVFREGRTRGIGIITKTD encoded by the coding sequence ATGAAATTTCCGCGTGAAAATGACCTAGGGAAAATAGAATATAAACTTATTCTTTCCGACCTTAGAGAAGAGAGGCTTCAGGAGTTAGCAACTCAGATGAAGTTCAGATTGGAGGAAGGGGGAGGGGAGGCTATATACATAATCGGAGTAAGCGATGATGGAGATGCCATTGGGCTCACCCTAGATGATCTCGAGTCCACCATGAAGACCTTGGAAAAAATAGCGTCCATGATAAGCGCGAAGATTTCCCATAAGAGGATAGTAAAACTTAAGGAAGACCTTTACGTCGGGGAGGTTTTGATTAGACTTCACAGGGATAGGATTCCGGTACAGGTGAACGTTGCTGTCATGGGGCACGTAAACGCTGGTAAAAGCACTTTAACGGGAACCCTAATACTAGGAAAGCTGGATGACGGAAACGGGTCACTAAGAGCAGCTGTAGCCAGATACCTCCACGAGGTCATAAGTGGTAGGACTTCGTCGATCACAATGAGGCTCTTGGGATTTAACGGCGAGGGAGATACAGTTAACCCAAGTTGCAGGGATCCCACAGACGAAGCTGAGATTACCCTGAAGAGCTCCAAAATCGTAAGGCTCATAGATTTAGGGGGTCATGAGAGATATCTTAGGACGACGCTGAAGGGACTTATGGGGTATGAGGTAGACTATGTCATGTTGGTCGTGGGGTCAGACGATGGGCTAAGTATAATGGGAAGGGAACATCTAGCGGTCTCGACAATCCTTAAGTTCCCGATCTTCATTGTCATAACTAAGGTCGATAAGTTCCCTCAGGAGAGGATAAGGGAAATAATTGGACAGATAAAGGACGTCCTGAAGATCCCAGGGATAAACAGGCTCGCAATGGAAGTGGAGGACGAGGGGGACGTCTTAAACGCCATAATTGGAATGAGGACGCGAAGGGTCGTACCCATATTCAAGGTGTCTAACGTTACAGGAGAGGGATTGGGTCTCTTAACCAAGTTCTTGAACCTGTTACCCCCAAAGAGGGGTCCAAGCGCAGCTGAACCTCTTGTGTACATTGACGAGACCTATAACGTGCCTGGAGTAGGAACTGTGGTCCTTGGTTCGGTCATTAGAGGGAAAGTCAACGTTAATGACAACCTTCTTATAGGACCCACGAAACTCAACGAGTTTAAGGAGGTCAGAGTAAAGAGTATACAGTTAAACAGGGTATTTGTGGACTCCGTTGGGCAGGGCTCAATAGCCACCTTCGCTATTCAGGGTATCGATAGGGATGGCTTAAGAAAAGGTATGGTTCTGTTAAGGAGTAAGCCTCAGGCGGTCAAGAGCTTTTGGAGCAAGGTCATTCTCCTTCATCACCCCACTACAATAAAGGAGGGATACGTAGCTACCATGCACCTCCATACCATAAGGCAGGCCGTTAAGTTCAGCAAGATCTCAAAGGGACTGCTCAGGACAGGGGACAGCGCGGAAGTGCAATTGACGTTCCTGTTTAGATCTGAGTATGTTGAGCCTGGACAGATCTTCGTTTTCCGAGAAGGTCGTACAAGGGGAATAGGTATCATTACTAAGACTGATTGA
- a CDS encoding ZPR1 zinc finger domain-containing protein: protein MEPQLIMDERFKCPVCGNESLQAKDYVYETPTGKVILSNWECETCHFRYRDVKPYETGSPTRLELLVSTDGDLSSVVYRSAFASLIIPELGVEVQPGSSYQGLVSTIRGVLEVIVDNLGTMCRGKKCGKIRDAMEGKVTFTFILEDPSGTSFIKNEKVKVTQPLYPSQ, encoded by the coding sequence ATGGAACCTCAACTAATAATGGATGAGCGTTTTAAGTGCCCTGTATGTGGTAATGAGTCTCTTCAGGCTAAGGATTACGTTTATGAGACTCCCACAGGTAAGGTAATTTTGTCCAACTGGGAGTGCGAAACATGTCACTTTAGATACAGAGACGTTAAGCCCTATGAGACAGGGTCACCAACCAGACTCGAGCTACTGGTTTCCACAGATGGCGATCTCTCCTCGGTCGTGTACAGGTCAGCCTTTGCCTCCTTAATTATTCCTGAGTTGGGCGTGGAAGTTCAACCAGGTTCCTCTTATCAGGGTTTAGTCTCTACCATAAGGGGAGTCTTGGAGGTTATCGTGGACAATCTAGGTACAATGTGCAGGGGTAAGAAGTGCGGAAAAATTAGAGATGCCATGGAAGGAAAAGTAACCTTTACTTTCATCTTGGAGGATCCTTCAGGAACTAGCTTCATAAAAAATGAGAAGGTAAAGGTTACTCAACCTTTATATCCTTCCCAGTAG
- the hsp20 gene encoding archaeal heat shock protein Hsp20: protein MPTKRSKDIFEYFDDLIRQIEEEFENMEREFFRSAAKGEVKTYGPYVYGFKVTMGPDGKPVVEEFGNVKRLGNKPLLSEEREPLVDVIEKGDEIRVVAEVPGVDKNDIKVKVNNNMLVISANAQDKKYYKEVELPAPVDENTAKANYKNGVLEVILKKKAVATGKDIKVE from the coding sequence ATGCCCACCAAGAGGTCTAAAGATATATTCGAATACTTTGATGACCTCATAAGGCAAATAGAGGAAGAGTTCGAAAACATGGAGAGGGAATTCTTCAGGTCAGCTGCCAAAGGGGAGGTTAAGACTTACGGACCCTACGTGTACGGATTTAAGGTAACCATGGGACCAGACGGTAAGCCGGTGGTAGAGGAGTTCGGTAACGTGAAGAGACTTGGAAACAAACCTCTGCTTAGCGAGGAGAGAGAGCCACTAGTGGACGTCATTGAGAAGGGAGATGAGATCAGAGTAGTGGCTGAAGTTCCTGGAGTGGATAAGAACGACATTAAGGTTAAGGTTAACAACAACATGTTAGTAATATCAGCTAACGCCCAGGACAAGAAATACTATAAGGAAGTTGAGCTACCAGCACCAGTTGATGAGAACACAGCTAAGGCAAATTACAAGAACGGCGTCTTGGAGGTCATTCTCAAGAAGAAGGCAGTAGCTACTGGGAAGGATATAAAGGTTGAGTAA
- the mce gene encoding methylmalonyl-CoA epimerase: MDTLDIDHVGVAVENLEEAISLYEDKVGMKLVHREDLPDRGIKVAFLVGRDGKTAVELMEPMNHEDQNNTVAKFLKSRGQGMHHLAVKVEDIESSLRDLEGKGLTLIDKKPRKGARGHLVAFVHPKSVMGLLLELVQESH; the protein is encoded by the coding sequence ATGGATACTCTGGACATAGATCACGTAGGTGTAGCAGTGGAAAATCTGGAAGAAGCCATAAGTTTGTACGAGGATAAGGTGGGAATGAAGCTCGTTCACAGGGAGGACCTACCAGATAGAGGGATAAAGGTGGCTTTCCTAGTGGGCAGGGATGGAAAAACCGCAGTGGAGCTAATGGAGCCCATGAACCACGAAGATCAAAACAACACTGTGGCGAAATTCCTCAAAAGCAGAGGTCAGGGTATGCACCATTTAGCAGTGAAGGTTGAAGACATAGAGAGTTCTCTACGGGATCTCGAGGGGAAGGGGTTAACGTTGATAGATAAGAAGCCAAGGAAGGGAGCAAGGGGGCACCTAGTGGCGTTCGTTCATCCCAAGAGCGTAATGGGGCTTCTACTCGAGTTGGTGCAGGAGAGTCACTGA
- a CDS encoding acyl-CoA mutase large subunit family protein, with protein MVTQDRIKDWESKLLTPWISKRKERKTRFLTPSNIEVKALYTPLDVKGEYEERIGFPGEYPYTRGIYPNMYRGRIWTIRQYAGFGSAEDTNSRFRKLLEAGQTGLSMALDLPTQLGLDPDNELAFTEVGVVGVSMFHWKEMDLVTSGIPLNKVSTSMTINATAMELLSMYVATAESRGVNLNEIDGTVQNDILKEYIARKNFIYPPEPSMRYAVDIIEYSYKNVPKWHPISISGYHIREAGADAVLEVAFTLADGIEYVRKTVERGIPVDDFAPTLSFFFAGYTNLFEEVAKFRAARRMWAKIMRDMFNAKKQDSLTLKFHTQTGGAELTAQQPEINIIRTTIQALAAALGGTQSLHVNSYDEAVALPSEKAAKIAIRVQQIVAYESGVTETADPMGGSYFVEWLTDEIEERAWKIIERIEGMGGMMKAIERGFPQAEIAESAYRLQKRIEEGETVKVGINMSYEPDWIGTTEIFRVRPEVRERVLNRLKKYKSERDEMKVRDSLNSLRKMAEKDNVNIFPYVLNAIKKGCTVGETSRALREVWGEYKEPVVF; from the coding sequence ATGGTTACTCAGGATAGAATTAAGGACTGGGAAAGTAAATTACTTACTCCTTGGATATCTAAAAGAAAAGAGCGAAAAACAAGATTTCTGACACCATCAAATATTGAAGTCAAAGCGCTTTACACACCTCTAGATGTTAAGGGAGAGTACGAGGAGAGGATCGGCTTCCCAGGGGAGTACCCCTACACTAGGGGAATATACCCCAACATGTACAGGGGGAGAATATGGACCATAAGGCAGTACGCAGGGTTTGGATCAGCGGAGGACACCAACTCTAGGTTCAGGAAGCTTTTGGAAGCAGGACAAACTGGGCTCAGCATGGCTCTGGATCTCCCAACACAGTTGGGGCTCGATCCAGACAACGAGTTGGCGTTTACTGAGGTCGGGGTTGTGGGCGTCTCCATGTTCCACTGGAAGGAGATGGATCTCGTGACCAGCGGAATTCCGCTCAACAAGGTCTCAACGTCAATGACCATTAACGCTACTGCAATGGAGCTTCTATCCATGTACGTAGCTACTGCAGAGAGTAGGGGGGTGAATCTCAACGAAATAGACGGCACTGTCCAGAACGACATACTTAAGGAGTACATTGCCAGGAAGAACTTCATCTATCCCCCTGAACCTTCAATGAGGTACGCTGTTGACATAATCGAGTATTCCTACAAGAACGTACCGAAGTGGCACCCAATTAGTATAAGCGGATACCACATAAGGGAAGCTGGCGCGGATGCGGTGCTGGAGGTAGCATTCACCCTAGCCGATGGAATCGAGTACGTGAGAAAGACCGTGGAAAGGGGAATTCCGGTGGACGATTTCGCACCCACGCTATCGTTCTTCTTCGCTGGTTACACCAACCTGTTTGAGGAAGTCGCCAAATTTAGGGCTGCCAGGAGAATGTGGGCAAAGATCATGAGGGACATGTTCAATGCCAAGAAGCAGGACTCCCTCACGCTTAAGTTCCACACCCAAACTGGTGGGGCTGAGCTGACAGCCCAACAACCTGAGATCAACATAATAAGGACTACGATCCAGGCTTTGGCAGCTGCCCTTGGAGGAACTCAGAGCCTCCACGTCAACTCCTACGATGAGGCAGTTGCCTTGCCTAGCGAAAAGGCAGCCAAAATCGCCATAAGGGTACAGCAGATAGTCGCTTACGAGAGCGGGGTGACTGAGACTGCAGATCCTATGGGCGGTTCATACTTCGTTGAGTGGCTAACTGACGAAATCGAGGAGAGGGCGTGGAAGATCATCGAGAGGATAGAGGGTATGGGAGGTATGATGAAGGCAATAGAGAGGGGGTTCCCTCAGGCTGAGATCGCTGAGAGTGCCTACAGGCTTCAAAAGAGGATCGAGGAAGGTGAGACAGTGAAGGTGGGGATAAACATGTCCTATGAGCCTGATTGGATAGGCACCACGGAGATTTTCAGGGTTAGACCCGAAGTGAGGGAGAGAGTACTGAATAGGTTAAAGAAGTACAAGAGCGAGAGGGACGAAATGAAGGTAAGGGACTCGTTGAACTCGTTGAGGAAGATGGCAGAAAAAGATAACGTGAACATCTTCCCGTACGTTTTAAATGCCATTAAGAAAGGTTGCACTGTGGGGGAGACAAGCAGGGCTCTAAGGGAAGTTTGGGGAGAATATAAGGAACCCGTTGTTTTCTAA
- a CDS encoding phosphoribosyltransferase — protein MAEFFTPTWENIEDQILRIARRMAQDQFLPNAIVAILTGGVIPAKLFSDILNMKNIKYIDIKFYRDVGQTGSRPVIKAVYANDLENKRVLIVDDVSDTGETLEAVTNVISMFSPAVIRTATIYVKPWSRKIPDYYGEEVGKWIIFPWDKWEVVRTDPNAPVSKKEVYFELHEIFSRMSN, from the coding sequence ATGGCTGAGTTCTTCACCCCGACATGGGAAAACATAGAGGACCAAATACTAAGAATAGCGAGGAGGATGGCACAGGACCAGTTCCTGCCCAATGCCATAGTTGCCATACTTACTGGGGGTGTTATACCAGCTAAGCTTTTCTCCGATATCTTGAATATGAAAAATATTAAATATATTGATATTAAATTCTATAGAGATGTCGGACAGACGGGGAGTAGGCCTGTGATAAAAGCTGTCTACGCAAATGACCTGGAGAACAAGAGGGTCTTGATAGTGGATGACGTATCTGACACCGGAGAGACCTTAGAGGCTGTTACTAACGTTATCTCAATGTTCTCCCCTGCTGTCATAAGGACAGCAACGATCTACGTTAAACCTTGGTCTAGGAAGATCCCAGATTATTACGGTGAGGAAGTAGGGAAGTGGATAATTTTCCCTTGGGACAAATGGGAGGTTGTCCGTACGGATCCCAACGCACCTGTCTCGAAAAAGGAAGTCTACTTCGAACTTCACGAGATCTTCTCTAGGATGAGTAATTAG